From a single Arachnia propionica genomic region:
- a CDS encoding maleylpyruvate isomerase family mycothiol-dependent enzyme, with protein MPSAPGKHFDSRLHAVREQTHILLGRTITYSPEDWAAPTRLPGWTRSHVAAHLIKGARSLAQVCRGLLEDDDTVGGYDSTLGHECELLAITDGLHLQIELDTSAGELDQLLAQLSGRTGEVLLRPGLRIAIEDLPLVRLRELVLHCFDLEPAASGLDVEDDIAIPVLTFETCHLASKNDALELVTLGGLVLRAGTQPPRRRAAGPASSLLLWLARGVESEDLEHDEI; from the coding sequence ATGCCGAGCGCCCCTGGCAAGCATTTCGACTCACGTCTGCACGCTGTGCGAGAGCAGACCCACATACTCCTGGGACGTACGATCACCTACTCCCCAGAGGACTGGGCCGCCCCGACCCGTTTACCGGGTTGGACCCGCAGCCACGTCGCCGCTCACCTGATCAAGGGAGCACGCAGCTTGGCGCAGGTGTGCCGGGGACTTCTCGAGGATGACGACACCGTCGGTGGTTACGATTCAACGCTGGGACACGAGTGTGAATTGCTAGCCATCACTGATGGCCTTCACCTCCAAATCGAACTCGACACAAGTGCTGGCGAACTGGATCAGCTTCTCGCCCAATTGTCGGGTCGGACAGGCGAAGTGTTGCTACGTCCTGGGCTACGGATTGCCATCGAGGACCTTCCTCTGGTGCGATTGCGCGAGTTGGTGCTGCACTGCTTCGACCTGGAACCGGCTGCATCAGGACTCGATGTGGAAGATGACATAGCAATCCCGGTGCTTACTTTCGAAACCTGCCATCTTGCGAGTAAAAACGATGCCTTGGAGCTGGTCACCTTGGGAGGGCTTGTCTTACGTGCTGGGACTCAACCACCACGGCGACGCGCAGCTGGCCCGGCCTCCTCTCTGCTCCTATGGCTGGCCCGGGGAGTCGAATCCGAAGATTTGGAGCACGACGAAATTTGA
- the uvrB gene encoding excinuclease ABC subunit UvrB, translating into MRPIDELRRQVAPLQVQADFSPSGDQPAAISELEHRIRSGEKDVVLLGATGTGKTATVAWLAERLQRPVLVMQPNKTLAAQFANELRQFFPDNAVEYFVSYYDYYQPEAYVPQTDTYIEKDSSLNEEVERLRHSATSSLLTRRDCIVVATVSAIYGLGTPQEYLDQRLTLRVGEEYERSTLLRHLVDIQYNRNDLSSERGNFRVRGDVLEIFPMYEENAVRIEFFGDEIERISTLVPLTGEVLHEEDEIYVFPATHYSAGPERMERAITGIEAELAIRLQDLESQNKLLEAQRLRMRTSYDIEMMRQIGTCSGIENYSRHIDGRAAGSAPACLLDYFPEDFLLVVDESHVTIPQIGGMYEGDASRKRTLVEHGFRLPSALDNRPLKFDEFCQRIGQTIYLSATPGPYELERSDGFVEQIIRPTGLVDPEIVLKPTKGQIDDLIGEIRARTESNERVLVTTLTKKMAEDLTDYLMAAGIRTRYLHSDIDTLKRVELLRELRLGDYDVLVGINLLREGLDLPEVSLVAILDADKEGFLRSERSLIQTIGRAARNVAGQVHMYADTITPSMGAAIDETNRRRARQLAYNAEHGIDPQPLRKKIADITDMLNREDADTDSLLNGHRERGLKAGKLPEQELAKLIDDLTAQMHQAAANLQFELAARHRDEIADLKKELRQMIEANK; encoded by the coding sequence ATGAGACCGATTGACGAGCTCCGTCGCCAGGTGGCACCGCTACAAGTGCAGGCCGACTTCTCCCCCTCTGGGGACCAGCCGGCGGCGATCTCGGAGTTAGAGCACCGCATCCGTTCCGGTGAGAAGGATGTGGTACTCCTGGGCGCCACGGGGACTGGCAAGACCGCCACGGTGGCCTGGCTGGCGGAACGGCTACAACGCCCCGTCCTGGTGATGCAGCCCAACAAAACCCTCGCAGCGCAGTTCGCGAACGAGCTACGCCAGTTCTTCCCGGACAACGCCGTCGAGTATTTCGTCTCCTACTACGACTACTACCAACCCGAGGCCTACGTCCCACAGACAGACACCTACATCGAGAAGGATTCCTCCCTGAACGAGGAGGTGGAACGCCTCCGGCACTCCGCGACGAGTTCACTGCTGACTCGCCGCGACTGCATAGTGGTGGCCACAGTGTCCGCGATCTACGGTCTGGGCACCCCGCAGGAATACCTCGACCAGCGCCTGACCCTACGAGTCGGCGAGGAATACGAGCGCTCCACTTTGCTGCGACATCTCGTCGACATCCAGTACAACCGCAACGACCTCTCCTCAGAGCGGGGTAATTTCCGGGTACGCGGGGACGTGCTGGAGATCTTCCCCATGTACGAAGAGAATGCGGTGCGCATCGAATTCTTCGGCGACGAGATCGAACGCATCTCCACCCTCGTCCCACTGACCGGCGAAGTGCTGCACGAGGAGGACGAGATCTACGTCTTCCCTGCCACCCACTATTCAGCTGGACCGGAACGGATGGAACGCGCCATCACCGGGATCGAGGCGGAGCTGGCGATCCGGCTACAGGACCTGGAATCCCAGAACAAGCTCCTGGAGGCACAACGGTTGCGGATGCGCACCAGCTACGACATCGAGATGATGCGCCAGATCGGCACCTGCTCCGGTATCGAGAACTACTCCCGCCACATCGACGGTCGTGCCGCGGGATCCGCACCCGCCTGCCTGCTGGACTACTTTCCCGAGGACTTTCTCCTGGTGGTCGATGAGTCCCACGTCACGATCCCGCAGATCGGAGGCATGTACGAGGGCGACGCCTCCCGGAAACGCACCCTCGTGGAGCACGGTTTCCGCCTGCCGAGCGCCCTGGACAACCGGCCTTTAAAGTTCGACGAGTTCTGCCAGCGCATCGGGCAGACTATCTACCTTTCAGCCACCCCCGGCCCCTACGAGCTAGAGCGCAGCGATGGTTTCGTCGAGCAGATCATCCGACCCACCGGCCTGGTGGATCCGGAGATCGTTCTCAAACCGACCAAGGGCCAGATCGACGACCTCATCGGGGAAATCCGGGCCCGAACCGAAAGCAACGAACGGGTGCTGGTCACCACGCTGACCAAGAAGATGGCGGAGGATCTGACCGACTATCTGATGGCCGCTGGCATCCGGACCCGCTATCTGCACTCCGACATCGACACCCTCAAACGGGTCGAGCTGCTGCGTGAGTTGCGGCTGGGTGATTACGACGTGCTGGTGGGCATCAACCTGCTGCGGGAGGGGCTGGACCTGCCGGAGGTTTCCTTGGTGGCCATTCTCGACGCCGACAAAGAGGGTTTCCTCCGTTCGGAGCGTTCCTTGATCCAGACCATCGGTCGCGCTGCCCGTAACGTCGCGGGGCAGGTGCACATGTATGCCGATACGATCACTCCGTCCATGGGGGCCGCTATCGACGAGACCAACCGGCGGCGCGCCCGCCAGCTTGCCTACAACGCCGAGCACGGCATCGATCCGCAGCCCTTGCGGAAGAAGATCGCTGACATCACGGACATGCTGAACCGGGAGGACGCCGACACCGACTCTCTCCTGAACGGCCACCGGGAACGGGGCTTGAAGGCCGGGAAACTGCCCGAGCAGGAGTTGGCGAAGCTGATCGACGACCTCACCGCCCAGATGCATCAGGCGGCCGCCAATCTCCAGTTCGAGCTCGCTGCCCGCCACCGCGACGAGATCGCCGACCTGAAGAAGGAACTCCGGCAGATGATCGAGGCCAACAAATAG